The following coding sequences lie in one Danio rerio strain Tuebingen ecotype United States chromosome 3, GRCz12tu, whole genome shotgun sequence genomic window:
- the zgc:123284 gene encoding uncharacterized protein LOC641422 (The RefSeq protein has 2 substitutions compared to this genomic sequence) has translation MAALEACTALVTGANRGLGLEMVKQLLEADCSKIFAACRDTDGPNSEVLRELAKKNPDVVTLVKLDVADPASIKESAKKVGSLLGEKGLNLLVNNAAILPQKTMLTCSVEDMHNTFNTNVIGPLFVIREYLPYLRAAVKASGKPGMSPGKAAVINISTDAASLNMIPSMKEPFPLFPYSISKVALNMLTVYTARDLKADEILCISIHPGWVRTDMGSYEATLDTRESVEGMLRVIGSLTEKDQGGYMDYTGKTMPW, from the exons ATGGCAGCATTATACGCATGTACTGCTCTTGTGACAGGGGCCAACCGAGGCTTGGGTTTAGAAATGGTCAAGCAACTCCTGGAGGCCGATTGCTCAAAAATATTTGCTGCATGTCGTGACACTGATGGACCAAATTCTGAG GTACTGCGAGAACTGGCTAAAAAGAATCCAGATGTTGTCACCCTTGTGAAGCTTG atgTTGCTGATCCAGCCAGTATCAAAGAATCTGCCAAGAAAGTGGGTTCCCTACTGGGGGAGAAGGGTTTGAACCTACTTGTGAATAATGCTGCAATCTTGCCACAAAAAACCATGCTGACTTGTTCTGTTGAGGACATGCACAACACCTTCAACACCAATGTGATAGGACCTTTATTTGTCATTAGG GAGTACCTGCCGTATCTGCGAGCAGCAGTTAAAGCCAGTGGAAAACCAGGGATGTCACCTGGTAAAGCAGCTGTGATAAACATCTCCACGGATGCAGCATCTTTAAGCATGATCCCATCAATGAAAGAGCCATTCCCACTGTTCCCATACAGTATCAGCAAG GTGGCTCTTAACATGCTGACTGTATACACTGCTAGAGATTTAAAGGCAGATGAGATCCTCTGCATTTCTATTCACCCAGGATGGGTGAGAACAGACATGGGAAGCTATGAG GCAACACTCGACACCAGAGAAAGTGTGGAAGGCATGCTGCGTGTCATTGGCAGCCTAACTGAGAAAGATCAAGGTGGATACATGGACTACACTGGAAAAACAATGCCCTGGTAA